The DNA region AAGCGATGTACATATTCTTATTTTTTCAGGACCTGATTTATTATTAAAACGGTGACCTGCAGCCTCCAAAGCATCACCCATCCGCACAAGTTTTTCCGTATATTTTTCTATTTCACCTCTTGGATCTTTGTGCTCAATGCCCATACACTGAGCGAGCATATGTGTTTCACACTCATCACTAAAGTATTCCGCATGCATCATAATATCTTCTATAAATGTCACTGCTCTTGTACATGCACTAGCTATATGTTGAATTGTTTGATCTGCATGAATAACTGAATTCCCTATGGCTTTTAGACCATCAAAAATGCCTCCCGCAAATGCCTGGGAATATTCCAGCATATCCCAACAAAAATCTGCAATTGCATTTGCCTCTTTAACATCCCCACTTTTATTACATATTTGCGCGCTGTTAGCAAAGCCACACATTATAGATGAAATTTTATGTAGATTCGGTTGTATACTCAGTTCACCGAATGTATTAGTAATATCTATAATTTCTTCATGCTTTGCAGTGGCTATTGCATTACCAAAACAACGCGTAAATTCTTGTGCATCTATATCCAAATCTTGCAAGATATCTATTGCATTATTGTTCAATTCTCTGATAACTAATATTGATACATCATTACCATTAATTACCGTCTGCACAGCTACAAATCCATTCCGTAGATGCTGCAACCGATTTTTATCACCGCACTGAGACTCTAAACAGGTATACTGCATGCGTAACTGATCTTGTATCATCTCCAGCTGTCTGATTTCTTCCTGTTTTTTTACTTCCTCTCGCAATAGCTTCTCTTCATATTCCTCTTGCTGTTTCTGCGCTGCTAATCTTGCCTGCTCTTCACGCTCATGTTGCTCTTGTATTGCATGTGCGTGCGCAGCTTTATAGCATTCAGTAATACGTGTTGCTTGCGCAGCTATTTTTTCTCTTGCTTGCGCAGACAACTGATCACGTACCGATTCATTCCGATTAATAAGATTCTGCGCAGCTAATATACAATGCTCATAATCAGGATACTGTTTAAGAAATTCCCAAAAGGCTGGATAGTCATAGAGTGGCCATTGTTGCGCAATCCAATGTCGATCTCCATCATGCACATACATTTTATACTGACTATTTTTACCAAAATATTTATATTCGGGCGGTAAATCCACATTCTGGTCTAGAAGAAATCTACGCGCAGACAACACCCTCAGCCCTTCCCAATACGTCTGGACTGTCCAGTTTGCACAGGCACGAGGCGCATGCGTCAAATACAATGGGTTAAATACAACAACTGCATCAGTTGATGCATCATAATACTGCGAAACACATCTATTGATTTCGGCCCAAGACAATTTTTGAAATGCCAAATCCCGAAGAGAAAAGTTCCGTGTATCAATTTTATGACTCGCCGCAATCTTGCGCATAGAATTTCTAGATATTGAAGATCCATGATACGAAGAATCATTACTTCTCGGTCCTACTTTATAATAAAATCCTGGCGTCTGTGGAACTCCATTTCTATCAGGTTTATTATTATCTTTCTCTGAATCTATTACAGCACCACGTAGTTCAAATGAATTCGATGAATCATTTTTTCCTGCATAAACCCAAACACTGAAAAACAACAGAAAAATAAGAATGTTGCGTACCATCATTACTCGCTTTTCACTTTTTTATTTACTACATCTTTTCACCATTTTATGTCGTACTATGTTTTATACGATTATCGCAATAATTATTTTTCATACACACAAAAACACAACCTTAACTCACCACCGATGGATCCTTAGCAAAATGCTGATAATCCACATACCCTTTAATCGGCATCCAGCTTCCTCCCCAATCCCATCCGCGCGTTACAAACGCCTGATAACAAACATTATCAACCGCATCAGTAATGATTCCTTTGCAACCGATCGTTCTATCAAGATATGCTTTGCCGGCTTCTGGCAACACCAGTGATTTATTTACATACGGATTAATGAGTGGATTAACATCAATTGCAATCCCATAACTGTGCAAAGACCACTGTCCCGGCTTGTTGGTGATTTCGCGTGCACAAAATGCAGAACTATTGTTATCGTTCATCGATAGATTATCATCCGCATTATACTCATCAATCAAACGCATGCGCTCTATCGGAAATTTATGCTCAAACAACGCACAAAAAACCTCGACAACTTCTTGTGCAACCTTTCTATGCACCACCATTTGACCAGTATGGGGTTGATCATCATATCCCCAGTACGGCAGCGTGACCAGCGCTAAATCCTCAAAAGCTACTGGACAACCTGGTTTCCAAGAATGCTTTCTGATTAGTTGCGCCGTCGGTTCCTGTATTGGACATTCAATGCGCCACATGCTCTGCTCATCAGCGACAATTCCAATAAATAGACCACTCAACATCATACTCACAACTACACGCGTAAACTTCATTACAACTCCTTTTTGTTAAACATTGTCCAAACAAACATCAAAATATTCTATATACTAGAAATTATGTATATCCAAGTTCAACTGCTTAATGGCTTTACCCGGCCACTCTATTATAAAATGCCCAGCACTTTGCCTGCTACTATTGTAGTTGGCACCATTGTTTCTGTGCCACTTCGCAACCGTACCGTCCCTGCAATTGTCATGAAGCAACTGAGTTCCATACCGCACACGAGTTTTGAAATAAAAGAATGCTTGGGGATAGAACCTTTTCCCAATGATCAGGCATATAAAGAGTTCATTGCTGAACTTGGTTATTTATATACCATTCCATCCATTCATTTTATTAAACGTGTACGACAATTTTTAGTAGAAAAAACAGATGCTAGTACGCCACCATCGATACAACCCATTCATGCGCCCACTGTACAAAAAGGAGTACAACTTACTGATGAACAACAGCAGGTATACCAATTCGTTGCCCAGTATCTGCACACACCTTGTTATGCACCCACATTATTGCACGGCGTAACCGGATCGGGCAAAACAGAGGTGTATAAAAAGCTCATCATTAATGCAATTGCAGCAAACAAAACCGTAATTTTATTACTCCCGGAAGTTACGCTTGCCATTCAATTTCAAAAAATACTGATGGCGCAACTTCCTGAAACCATTCATATCTGCGGGTTTCACTCTGCAATCAGTATTAAAGAAAAACGACTTCTTTGGCAACGACTTCTTGAAGAAAAACCAACGGTAATTGTCGGTGTACATTTACCAATCTTACTCCCTATCGCAAATCTCGGTCTTATCATCATTGATGAAGAACATGAAACGGGGTATCAAGAAAAGCGACATCCTAAAATCAACTCTCGCCATGCCGCATTACTACGTGCACAAATTGCTCAAATACCGATTTTGCTAGGATCTGCAACCCCCTCAATAAGCTCGCTCTATCAGGTAAAAACAAAACAGTGGAAGTTCTTTCAACTGAAAAAGCGCTTCGCTGGACAACTGCCAACCGTACAGATTGTGCCCCTGACCACACAAAATAGACGTGCAAACTTTTGGATCAGCACAGAACTGGAAGCCGCGATTGCAGAAAGGCTCACAAAAAAAGAGCAAATTATTATTTTCTTGAACCGGCGTGGATTCAGCTTTTTTGTACAATGCACGGGATGCAGTTTCATTTTCAGCTGCCCACATTGCTCAGTGAGCTTGACACTTCACACACAAAACACAGAACAGCAACTCAATTGCCATTACTGCGCATTTACCCAAGAGCTCCCTACTGCATGCCCATCATGCAAAGTCGATGCAAAAAAATTCCTCAAAAAAGGTATTGGCACTCAGCAAGTGGTGACTATTTTACAAACATTATTCCCTACCGCACGCATTGCACGCGCTGATTTGGACACCACAACAAAGAAAAAAACATGGCAAAAAACAGTACACGATTTTGAAAATAATGAATTAGATATTTTGGTTGGCACGCAAACAGTAACTAAAGGTTTTCACTTCCCTCATGTTACCTTAGTTGGTGTTTTATGGGCAGATTTAAATCTGCACTTTCCTATCTTTAACGCAACAGAAACAACGCTACAACAACTGATTCAGGTTGCTGGAAGAGCGGGCAGGAGCACAACAAAAAGTGACGTTATCATACAAGCCATGATGGATCATCATGTATATGATTATCTCAATGAAATCGATTATCTAAAATTCTATGCAACAGAAATAGAAAAACGCACCGCACTCAACTACCCTCCGTACGGCACGCTCATTGAAGTTGAAATGAAACATACTGATGAAGCAGCTCTTGAAAGAGAATCGTACCAATTACTCGAAGAATTGGATGCACATAACCAAGATTCGGATGAAATTTCTATTCTCGGACCCGCTAAACCACCTGTCTATAAAATCAAAACAGTGCACATGCGGACATTATTTATCAAATCACCATCAATACAAAAAGGGATTGCGTTAGTACAAAAAATAAAAAGATCTGACTATGCAAGCCAGATCTTTTTTACGCCTATTTTTTAAAAAACTGTTCTTTATTATCTAAGCATTACCGTCTTTTTATTCGCCTTTTTTGCCCTTAAATAAGGGTTCTAGGCAAAGAGCAACTTCTTCATCTTGATTCTTTTTTGCTAATTGCAGCAAATTGATTTTTCGTTCTCCCTCTTCACGAGCTTCAAACTGGGTAACATCGATCAAGTGATCGTTATACCAGCTTAGTAACCCTCTCACCTGAGCTGCCGTTCCATCGCAAATGGTCTTTGTCAAAACATTGCTACCATCTTTATCAATAAGAGTAAGCATTGATCTTTGCTCTTCAGGCGTACTTTTGTTATACCACTCATGTAGTCGCAGGGAATTATCCTGAGATCCTATTAAATCAAAAGCATAACAATAAAAATGCCCTATCGCTGGTGTCATTGCTACGAATTTTACCTTGCCGTCCTCAAGAGTTTTAAAACCGCCCACATAAGCTGCGGCATAACTCATCTGCATATTACAAGCCAATACAGCAACAACCAATGGTACAAAAAATCTATTTTTCATAAGATTCCTATTTTTTAAAAAAATGTTCTTTATATTGTTTTAATTCTGCGATCGATTCATGAATATCTGTAAGCGCCCGGTGTGCATCACTTTTTTGTTTTATTGCGTACGCATCATGCGGATACCAACGCGTAATCACCTCTTTTAATGAACTCACATCAACCAACCGATAATGCAAATAATCTATGACCTCTGGCATATATTTGGATAAAAACATACGATCCATCCATACCGAGTTGCCACACAAAATTCCTTTTTTAGGATCACAAAACTGCTTAATCAGAGCGAGCACCTGCTCTTGCGCCTGCTCAATAGTTACCGTCGAGGCACGAACTGCATCAGTTAGACCCGATTTGCCATGCTGCTCAACACACCACGGATTCATTGCCTGCAAGACAGCCTCTGATTGATGAATAACCAAATCAATCCCTTCACACAAGGGATTTAAATCTCCGTCTGTGATAATTACCGCAACTTCCAAAATATGATCAATGACCGGATCAAGTCCCGTCATTTCCAAGTCAATCCATACCAAATTTTTTTTCATTTCCATATATTAATCTTTTTCTTCTTATCGCTTTTCTTCCGGTTCTTCTTGTTGCTTTCCTTCCGGAATTTCTCTAAAAAACATCGGGCGAAGATATTCAATAACCTCGGTACGACCTAAATCCTCATTCTCTACTTGAGTCCTATAAGCCAATTGCAAGAAAGTTACCTCATGATCTTCTTTGACCAACACCTTAATATTTCTAATATCAAGATGGTGCTTCTCATAACGCTCAGTAAGATGTCTTACTTCACTCACCGTGCCAAAACGAACTGCTAGTGTCATAAATGTCGCGCCATACTGATCTGTGCTATTCAGCATGCTCAATTGCATTTCTGCAGAACTACCATCAAATATACGTAATGCCTGACCAAATGCATCCTGTCTCAACTGCTTTGCATTGAGTGGATTGAATCGAGCGTCAGAATAGTTATATAAATATGCTTTCCAATCACGGCCCAGGTCCGCTGCAAATCCTACATGCATATCACAAACCAATACTGCGCCCATCAAATACATTACATATTTATTTTGCATATTTTTCCTTATCAAATCCGGTCATTTCCAAATCGATCCACACTAAATTTTTTTCATGAGCCTGCTGCATCCTCATCAAATATGTGATCTCCTTCCTTTTCTTCTCGCTGCAATACTCGCGGTTGTGCAGCTTTTCGTTTATTAAACATCGGGCTAAGGTAGGCAACAACTTCATCACGTCCGCGAACTCTTCCTTGTTGCATTATAGCTTGCGCCAATTCCAGCAAATTCAACCGATTTCCTTTTATGTTAACTTCAATTTTTGTAATATCTATCAAACATCTCTCATGACGCTCTACTAACCACCTCACCCTTTCCACCGGTTGGTCACAAATCGCGTTCGGTAAAACTCCCATGTCATACTGATCTTTAACCGTAAGCATCTCTTGCTGATCTTCTGGCGTACTACAATCAAACAGGTCTAAACCACATTGCCATTTCTCTTCCCTTTCTCGCTCGGATGCATAATTAGCAGAAAGAAAACGATAAAATTCAGCAACCCGATTGCTTGTTGCAAAAATCACAGAGTCCTGATTCGCTGCAAATCCTACATGCATATTACAAACCAATAACGCTGCAAATAACTGAATAATAAATCTATTTTTCATAATATTCCTTAATCTCGGCATTTCAACACTAATGAGCTACGCCCGCCGCGTGCTAAATGAGCAATCCTACTCAATGGAACTACGAGTCTGGTCATGTTGCCATTTTTTCTCAAATATTGGCTCACATTCTCCTGATCCTCCTGTTCGAGATGTGCTGAAACTTGCGCATCGTCTCCTGCAGCTAAATAACGTCTCTTCCTCGTCTCACTTCCTGAATCAGCGCTTGATGAAACAGCACGAGGCGGCTGCACCTTAAATCCGTAAACGACTTTCGGTGGCCTTGAATACGTATACGTGCGCACTGGCTGTGCGGCTCCATTCAAAAAACTACCACTAACCAACACAATCAAAGAAAATATAGAAAATGTGTAGTTCATAAAAGTTCCCCTTAGATAAATAATACACCACAACAAAACATTAATTTTGAATTAGAGTAACCCTTTACTCCCAAAAATCAATTCTCAAATTGCAACATTTGCAACATACTTCTCTTTCTTACAAAAAC from Candidatus Babeliales bacterium includes:
- a CDS encoding M15 family metallopeptidase yields the protein MKFTRVVVSMMLSGLFIGIVADEQSMWRIECPIQEPTAQLIRKHSWKPGCPVAFEDLALVTLPYWGYDDQPHTGQMVVHRKVAQEVVEVFCALFEHKFPIERMRLIDEYNADDNLSMNDNNSSAFCAREITNKPGQWSLHSYGIAIDVNPLINPYVNKSLVLPEAGKAYLDRTIGCKGIITDAVDNVCYQAFVTRGWDWGGSWMPIKGYVDYQHFAKDPSVVS
- the priA gene encoding primosomal protein N', translating into MYIQVQLLNGFTRPLYYKMPSTLPATIVVGTIVSVPLRNRTVPAIVMKQLSSIPHTSFEIKECLGIEPFPNDQAYKEFIAELGYLYTIPSIHFIKRVRQFLVEKTDASTPPSIQPIHAPTVQKGVQLTDEQQQVYQFVAQYLHTPCYAPTLLHGVTGSGKTEVYKKLIINAIAANKTVILLLPEVTLAIQFQKILMAQLPETIHICGFHSAISIKEKRLLWQRLLEEKPTVIVGVHLPILLPIANLGLIIIDEEHETGYQEKRHPKINSRHAALLRAQIAQIPILLGSATPSISSLYQVKTKQWKFFQLKKRFAGQLPTVQIVPLTTQNRRANFWISTELEAAIAERLTKKEQIIIFLNRRGFSFFVQCTGCSFIFSCPHCSVSLTLHTQNTEQQLNCHYCAFTQELPTACPSCKVDAKKFLKKGIGTQQVVTILQTLFPTARIARADLDTTTKKKTWQKTVHDFENNELDILVGTQTVTKGFHFPHVTLVGVLWADLNLHFPIFNATETTLQQLIQVAGRAGRSTTKSDVIIQAMMDHHVYDYLNEIDYLKFYATEIEKRTALNYPPYGTLIEVEMKHTDEAALERESYQLLEELDAHNQDSDEISILGPAKPPVYKIKTVHMRTLFIKSPSIQKGIALVQKIKRSDYASQIFFTPIF
- the orn gene encoding oligoribonuclease, with the translated sequence MEMKKNLVWIDLEMTGLDPVIDHILEVAVIITDGDLNPLCEGIDLVIHQSEAVLQAMNPWCVEQHGKSGLTDAVRASTVTIEQAQEQVLALIKQFCDPKKGILCGNSVWMDRMFLSKYMPEVIDYLHYRLVDVSSLKEVITRWYPHDAYAIKQKSDAHRALTDIHESIAELKQYKEHFFKK